The window CACTTGGATGCCAGctgctgaaatgtttttaagatCTCTTTTAGGGGTCCAGGACCACAGGatatcttctttctcctctcagaTGCTTAGGTGTACATTGAGCGGATAACTGAGAAACTTGGACAGAGTTACCATTTGACAATGTGGATATTCTGCATCTACTTAAAGATGTAGGGCAGGGTGTAGTAGGGTGAAAAAAATGAGTGAATTCACTCTAGGGATTGAAAGTGCTCTAGATGGAGCttgattttcatagaatcattaaagttggaaaagactactgaGATCCTCTAGTCCAATCATTGACCCATCACAACCACGCCCAACAAACCATGACCCTTAATGTGATATCTACCCAATTCCTGAAAACTAATAAGtgtggtgactccaccacttccctgggcaacctgttccccTTCCTGACCACTCTTAccagaaagaaatttttcctgatgtccaacaagaacctcccctggcacagcttaaggccatttcctACATTTACTATTGTTTAGCTACTTATCTTCTAGTGAGAAGGTGCTCCAAGCAGACTTTATTGCTGTGTTATTTGGAATAATACTTAAGAGAGAGGTAAATATGCATTGTTCCACTGTAGGCTGACCAGTGCAGTGGCCTCCAGGGGTTCCTGGTCTTCCACAGCTTTGGGGGAGGCACAGGCTCGGGGTTCACCTCCCTCCTCATGGAGCGGCTCTCTGTAGAGTACAGCAAGAAGTCCAAGCTGGAGTTCTCCGTCTACCCAGCACCACAGGTATCCACAGCAGTAGTGGAGCCCTACAACTCCATCCTCACCACTCACACCACCCTGGAGCACTCGGACTGCTCCTTCATGGTGGACAACGAGGCCATCTATGACATCTGCAACCGCAACCTGGACATCGAGCGGCCCACATACACCAACCTCAACAGGCTCATTGGGCAGATTGTCTCCTCTGTTACTGCCTCTTTGAGATTTAACGGTGCCTTGAACGTTGACCTGATTGAATTCCAGACCAACCTGGTGCCCTACCCACGGATACACTTCCCCCTCACCACCTATGCACCCATCATCTCGGCAGAGAAAGCCTACCACGAGCAGCTGTCAGTGCCAGAGAtcaccaatgcttgctttgagtTCTCCAACCAGATGGTGAAATGTGACCCACGGCGTGGCAAGTACATGGCGTGCTGCCTGCTGTACCGGGGTGATGTGGTGCCCAAGGATGTGAACGCAGCCATTGCGGCCATCAAAACCCGCCGCTCTATCCAGTTTGTGGACTGGTGCCCCACGGGCTTCAAGGTGGGCATCAACTATCAGCCCCCAACGGTGGTGCCTGGGGGGGACCTGGCCAAGGTGCAGCGGGCTGTGTGCATGCTGAGCAACACCACGGCCATCGCCGAGGCCTGGGCACGCCTGGACCACAAGTTTGACCTGATGTACGCCAAGCGAGCCTTTGTGCACTGGTATGTGGGTGAAGGCATGGAGGAGGGGGAGTTCTCGGAGGCCAGGGAGGACCTGGCTGCCCTGGAGAAGGATTATGaggaggttggaagggactcagcAGATGGAGAAGAAGATGAGGTTGATGAGGATGAGTACTAACAAACTTCTGTCTGTTCTTCTTGAAGTCAAACCTCAGATGAAATACAAACTCTGTCATCAGGCTAAACTGGTCTTGAGTGCCTGGAGGTGCCAAAGCATTGTCCTGAACCTCAGTGCTACTGTTTGACATATTATACCTTTTTTGCTTGTGTAGTCTATGTGCTCATAGTGCACTTCTGTAGCATGGGTGTCTTGAGCTTTATCACACTGCTGTTTATCAATGAGTGAAGCTGAATAGGTGCCTGGCTCAGTGTTGGGGATGCATCCTGCCTGGGCAGAGGACCCTGCTTGCTAGCCCAGGGAAATGTTGCAAGCTGCCTGCTTTGGTTGACATGGCAAACTCTTGCTCTGGCTTTTACTGCAAAAGcaccttttaattaaaatgtaccAGTACACTTCTATGCAACTGTCCTTTGTATTTGAATAAAGACTTTCTATTGCTCTGAGTTTTCTGCATTTAATGGTGACTTTGTATGGAGAAGTCCTTAGGTGGGGAAGTTGTCTCTGGGGGAAGTGCCCAATGGTCTGAGTACACTGAATATTACTGATGGTAGTTATTGCTATGGGAAACGTCCTATATCCTGCAGGAGTTTGCCTGGTTGGAGCTGGATGTTGCTTTAATCATCTTAGAGAAAGCGTGTGTCTGGGAGAAGGCACAAAAACTCCGGTTTGACCAGTGTCCCAGTGGTGCCTATGTAGAGTGCTGttctggggggggggtttgCCACGTTCTCATCTCTAGTGCAGCTTGCTGGGAGCCTGAACAAGTCCTTCTCGTTGGGGCTAGGGTGTCACTTGGGTATTCCATTAGCCTGTTGGTGTGAGCATGAAACCAACCTCACATGGTTGAGGTCAGAGTTTGCCCTGGGATTTTGGGTTCAGGTGGCTCAGGAGAAAAGGCAATGAAGTGTCCCTCTGATAAGATATGAAGAAAGAGTGTTTATAAACCTCTGTGAGGAAAGAATGgctttctccatgctgaacTGTGTCTGTAAGTGCCCTGCTCATGGTGGGCTGCTTTAGGCTTGATGTTTATTACCTACTGCAGCCTGAGGTCCATCCTTATTTTAAAGCTGGGAGCTGTCTTAAAGTGGAGCCAGACTTCTCCAAGTTCTTTTTGTGTCCTATAGCTATTCTGCCTCATCGCATTCCTCAAAGTGATGCAGTGTGAACACCCAGGGATAGTTGCCATGCTTGGGAAATTGCATTGGAAGGTACTAGAGCACTCTGTTGGCTGTAGTGAGCCTAAAATCTGGCAGCTGACAGCATGAATGGG of the Gallus gallus isolate bGalGal1 chromosome 1, bGalGal1.mat.broiler.GRCg7b, whole genome shotgun sequence genome contains:
- the TUBAL3 gene encoding tubulin alpha-3 chain, coding for MRECISIHIGQAGVQMGNACWELYCLEHGIQADGTIPGSKLVKPVEPQSEQVDSSFETFFCETASGKHVPRAVFIDLEPTVIDEIRTGTYHGLFHPEQLISGKEDAANNYARGHYTIGKEIIDTVLSRIRKMADQCSGLQGFLVFHSFGGGTGSGFTSLLMERLSVEYSKKSKLEFSVYPAPQVSTAVVEPYNSILTTHTTLEHSDCSFMVDNEAIYDICNRNLDIERPTYTNLNRLIGQIVSSVTASLRFNGALNVDLIEFQTNLVPYPRIHFPLTTYAPIISAEKAYHEQLSVPEITNACFEFSNQMVKCDPRRGKYMACCLLYRGDVVPKDVNAAIAAIKTRRSIQFVDWCPTGFKVGINYQPPTVVPGGDLAKVQRAVCMLSNTTAIAEAWARLDHKFDLMYAKRAFVHWYVGEGMEEGEFSEAREDLAALEKDYEEVGRDSADGEEDEVDEDEY